In the Mytilus trossulus isolate FHL-02 chromosome 1, PNRI_Mtr1.1.1.hap1, whole genome shotgun sequence genome, one interval contains:
- the LOC134717923 gene encoding heme-binding protein 2-like isoform X1, with amino-acid sequence MNILNKSIKSSVLFKFQTINHLQASEKYLEINNKMTSILKTVGSAVTGKFLEKPKYEKTSTSSSEDGVEERHYEAAKWVSTKTMGMNREEAVSAGFQKLFKYITGTNENNQKIDMTAPVATKILPGAGPNCENTFTTSFYIPPEHQDNPPKPTNPDVFIEDRPAMDVYVKSFGGFAKEQDWLSEAQKMTEQIKDKTTINQDYWFTAGYNSPFQLFARTNEVWLIKNKEKE; translated from the exons atgaatattttaaacaagaGTATAAAATCATccgttttatttaaatttcaaacaattaaCCATTTGCAAGCATCTGAGAAGTATTTAGAG ataaacaACAAGATGACCAGTATATTGAAAACAGTAGGATCTGCTGTGACCGGTAAATTCCTGGAGAAACCAAAGTATGAGAAAACATCTACCAGTAGTTCTGAGGat GGTGTAGAGGAAAGACATTATGAAGCAGCAAAGTGGGTTAGTACCAAAACAATGGGCATGAACCGTGAAGAAGCAGTGAGCGCTGGatttcaaaaactgtttaaatacatCACAGGAACTAATGAAAACA atcaaAAGATAGATATGACTGCACCAGTAGCTACAAAGATTCTCCCTGGAGCAGGTCCAAACTGTGAAAATACAttcaccacatctttctatatcccACCTGAGCACCAAGACAATCCACCAAAACCAACAAACCCTGATGTGTTCATAGAAGACAGACCAGCTATGGATGTATATGTTAAATCTTTTGGAGGCTTTGCAAAAGAACAGGACTGGCTCTCTGAAGCACAAAAAATGACTGAACAAATTAAGgataaaactacaataaatcAAGACTATTGGTTTACAGCTGGGTATAATAGTCCATTTCAATTGTTTGCAAGGACTAACGAAGTCTGGTTAATCAAAAATAAGGAGAAggaataa
- the LOC134717923 gene encoding heme-binding protein 2-like isoform X2, with the protein MTSILKTVGSAVTGKFLEKPKYEKTSTSSSEDGVEERHYEAAKWVSTKTMGMNREEAVSAGFQKLFKYITGTNENNQKIDMTAPVATKILPGAGPNCENTFTTSFYIPPEHQDNPPKPTNPDVFIEDRPAMDVYVKSFGGFAKEQDWLSEAQKMTEQIKDKTTINQDYWFTAGYNSPFQLFARTNEVWLIKNKEKE; encoded by the exons ATGACCAGTATATTGAAAACAGTAGGATCTGCTGTGACCGGTAAATTCCTGGAGAAACCAAAGTATGAGAAAACATCTACCAGTAGTTCTGAGGat GGTGTAGAGGAAAGACATTATGAAGCAGCAAAGTGGGTTAGTACCAAAACAATGGGCATGAACCGTGAAGAAGCAGTGAGCGCTGGatttcaaaaactgtttaaatacatCACAGGAACTAATGAAAACA atcaaAAGATAGATATGACTGCACCAGTAGCTACAAAGATTCTCCCTGGAGCAGGTCCAAACTGTGAAAATACAttcaccacatctttctatatcccACCTGAGCACCAAGACAATCCACCAAAACCAACAAACCCTGATGTGTTCATAGAAGACAGACCAGCTATGGATGTATATGTTAAATCTTTTGGAGGCTTTGCAAAAGAACAGGACTGGCTCTCTGAAGCACAAAAAATGACTGAACAAATTAAGgataaaactacaataaatcAAGACTATTGGTTTACAGCTGGGTATAATAGTCCATTTCAATTGTTTGCAAGGACTAACGAAGTCTGGTTAATCAAAAATAAGGAGAAggaataa
- the LOC134717972 gene encoding cyclin-Q-like, which yields MTDNTAKVHFRVIRFIHEAGLRLRLKSVPLATACIVYHRFFKEYTLQQYDPYLIASTTLYIAGKVEENQVTLRDVVNVCYRTLHRSKPPLEMGDMFFALKETIAKCELFVLRALQFRVVYNHPHRYLLHYLTFIKEWMEPYKWDELPLARTSWALLRDSYHSTLCLQYKPQHIAVAILYMTLESHGADIPFEDTAVTPWWKVFAEDITLDIIKQIVGELINTYDLEMISS from the exons atgacAGATAACACAGCAAAAGTCCACTTTAGAGTGATAAGATTCATTCATGAAGCAG GTTTAAGACTACGTTTAAAGTCAGTGCCACTTGCCACAGCTTGTATTGTTTATCACAGATTTTTCAAAGAATATACTTTACAACAATACGATCCTTAT TTGATAGCCTCTACAACATTATACATAGCAGGAAAAGTAGAGGAGAATCAAGTCACTCTTAGAGATGTAGTCAATGTTTGTTATAG AACTTTACACAGAAGTAAGCCTCCATTAGAAATGGGGGACATGTTCTTTGCATTGAAGGAGACTATAGCTAAGTGTGAACTATTTGTCCTGAGAGCATTACAGTTTAGAGTTGTCTACAACCATCCACATAGG tatCTTCTTCACTATCTGACATTTATAAAAGAGTGGATGGAACCCTACAAGTGGGATGAACTACCCCTAGCAAGAACTTCATGGGCGTTGCTTAGAGACAGTTACCATAGTACCCTGTGTTTACAATACAAACCACAACATATTGCAGTAGCCATTTTATATATGACATTAGAAAGTCATGGTGCAGACATACCTTTTGAGGATACTGCTGTTACACCATGGTGGAAAGTGTTTGCTGAAGACATTACATTAGATATAATCAAACAAATTGTGGGAGAATTGatcaatacatatgacctagaAATGATATCTagctaa